DNA from Triticum aestivum cultivar Chinese Spring chromosome 7D, IWGSC CS RefSeq v2.1, whole genome shotgun sequence:
tgggatcaagggagaagaagaacaaggctagctcttgcttctttctatctctatggtgtgtgtgctgtgttcagaagctcaccctttgcatgggtgctccggggggtttatataggcctacccccggggatacaatggtaatccggctgggcactggtcccaaccgtcagtgtctacgctcgccggcttctccgccggctgttgggtcccgccgactggtgggtcccgccggctgccggcttcttggtcgacaagccggccccaccgcctagggtcttgtcggcggctgcttactgtagcctcgcctctgatgacgagggctttgtcgaggtaagcgtggctacagtgggccgcctcgggggctctcactgtagccttacctcgtcttgtctccttaatggggctcctgcttcgaggaagggagtagccgacttctgggggccggctacacccccgtccgactgggggaggccgggccgcctttgcgcctctctctggcagaaggggcccgccgcccgcgggccgtacaggagtcggtcgtggatgacgttgaggctggcatggctacagtgccgagccgaacaggggacggtcatcccgtacggcctcctgtggccatgcctgcctcgggcctcgggggtagtgggccgcactgtggccacaccccgtcttgtcaccgttatgtgggtgtagctttggtggttgtggtctcggccggcttcttggagtcggcgttcttcttggccggcttcttgaagtcggccaccccgtagttgtcctggggagaggttgctgaggctgggtcgccttccgggagtcggcttcagaggtagccggccagggaaggcggctcaatgcttggagtgcttgaagcccaaaggcctgataattttttagaagaaccaggggcagtcggttaagctacccgtggccatttactccgacactaagGGTGCATGATTAACACGAATATCACATAAAGTTGAGCTGCACACAAGGTACCACTACTAAGATTGACATGACAAGAAGCATTTTCTTTCAGAAACAGCAGAAAAGGCAACATCAAGTTTTCTGCAGTCATCAGCCATGCAACTCAGATCAATAACATCACACATCCATGAAAAGGCGATTTTGAGCCATGTGCATGTATGTCAAATGCAGTGTAATCTTCCCCCACACGAATTATGGCATCGCATGGGAAGATAGCGGTGTGTTTCTTTTGGTTCACCGGCCGCAGAACATAGTTCAAAACAAACACTATGGGATTCTACTGTGTGCAAAGACAAGGGCAGCAAACACACATGCTATGTTCATTCCAACTAAACCAGAGCGAGCGAATATAGATCCAAGGGGAAGCAATGTTTGCCTGCCATGTGATATGCCAATGAGTGATTCCATGTAATTTCACCTGTAGTGGGACTTGAAACAATCGGATGACTCGCATCGGCCTTAGTTCTGGTGACTGACACGCATCTGATCAGGCCTTATGCCACTCTCTTCTAGCAAAAACTGATTCAACCCAAGTAGCAGCAGCTCATTTCCCTTCGAGCATATGATTTCGACAATCTCAAGCTGTTCACATGTAAACGATCTATCCTCCAGCTCGCCGATGACTGCAGATACAACCTCGTTGTGATATCGTGGCTGGCAATTAAAAGGGAACAGTTTTATCTTTACTGTGCATGCACAAACTTTCATTGAAGGATAAATGCAATGGAGAAGACAGTATATACCTCGTTTAGTTTAAGAGTTAGCTTCTTCAGATTAGGTGAGTTCTGAAGGAAGACTATCATGGCATATAAGTCCGCATGCATGCACCACCTATCAAGAGTCAGGTTTGTAAGATTGTTGAATGTTGGGCACCATCCGTGATTATTTTTCACCTCCAGCTGCAAATGATTCAAATGTTAAGACACAACATAAACCCATGCCGTATTCTTCAATTTCTTTTTTCTGCTTCAACCAAACTTGCCAAAAATATAAGGAGGGAGTTAACATAATGTGATTACGTTTCTGATTGGTTGCCGTTGAAAATCTTAGAACTATAGCTTTGAGCAAACTGgatatgaaagaaaaaaaatcacagCACAAACAGAGATCATCTTAACAAAATAACCATATTAGACAATGATATACTTATTTTTGTTCATCGATAGAGCCATGGAGCACATGTGATTAAAACATCATGGTTGCTTCACATGATAATCTGTTGCATTGGTCCAATCTGTTTGTAGGAGTTAGCAATAATGGTTTCAGCAATTGCTGAGGCCCTTCACATTAGTATATGCTGAAGCTACATTATAACTCAGTCATTGTACTAGTTTTATATTATGAGAAAACTAAGATACTCTGGTCAACAATTTGATGAATCAACAAATGAGCATACGAAATGGAATGAGTGGAGACCAGACAGCACTGGTCATCCTATCAAGAGGTTTGATTTGCACTTATGCTATGTAATGGATCATCTAGTATAACTTGGAAGGGCTAaggcagaagaagaaaaaaacatgcTTAGGTTGCAGATTTTGGTATGGATAAATATCTCAAGATCAATGTAATCTACAAAAAACCAAGAAGCATACCTGTCTATCCCCATAATAGAAATCCAAACTTCTAACACCAGAGAGGCCCCCGAGAAACTGCCTGATACCATCAGCATCACAAGTTGTGATATCTCCTTCTGAAAGCAATACTGATGCAGTCTCTAGTGATGACATGTTCTTTAGTATAGGTAGCCTGGCCCCGGAAGGACACTCTTTGACGGACAGAGAAATGAGGCTTGGAGCAGAAATAGAGACTTGGGCATCGTGCTCAAATGAGAATGAGAACCCGATAGCATCAGAGAGGATCAAAACCTTGAGTGTGTCGGAGAAAATGTCAAGGTCCTCAATGTCGCAGGTTGATAGGAAGAGATATTCCAATGCTGGGCAGCCTTTTCGGAGACGGTCAAAGAAACCTAGGATCAGTTGAGCATTGGTAATGTGCAGTCTTTTCAAGTACGTTGAAGTGAATACCGAGGGAAGAAGCTGCAGAGGTTCGCTGTGATTGCCTATCTTGACAGTCTGAGCCTTGTACTGTAACGCATGGCGGATCCATAGGTTGGCTTCATCAGACTTAGCACTGAGGCGGCCGACCCCGACCACCAAGCTGTACTGCAGATGGAACTCCTTCAGGTCTACGCGTTCACGGAGAATCAGCAAATGGTTCACAAACATCTTGAACACCTCCTCACGCTCCAAGTCGTTTGCAGCAGCCCTGTCCTCAAATTCCTCGAAAGACACGTCGATGCAGGTCACCGACCGCCAGAGGTATCGCCAGCGCCGTGCCAGCACGCATGTCTGCACAGCTTTGCGTGAGCGCAGGTGGGAGAGAACATGGATGAGGAGCTCGTCCGGGAGGGCGCTGATCCTGTCTTCCATGCTCCCGTCGCCCGACGCCTCCGCCATGGGGTCAGAGCTCAGAGGCGTTTCGTCGAACAGGTGATGTGCAGGGGGCTGCAGCAACGAAAATGAAGAAATACAAGCCGTGAATCCGCAGCTTGGGACAAGATTTGGGACGGCAGGAAGAAGAGGAACGCGGAGAAACAAATCGAGAAAAGAAATGTCGAGAGAATCAACGAGGAGAGGCGAGAGGAATCAAGAGCATACCTTCGGTGGTGCGCGAGGGCGCTCAACTCCGTCCACCCCACGTCCGGGTGGAGGCGAGTGCCACAGCCCACAGCCTTGATGAAAAGTAAGCGTCTAGCCTTTATTTCCAAACAGAGTACTGTAATTGCCAAGTAAAGTGAAAAGAATACGTAGACCATGCTTTACGCCTTTCCGGAGAAGTTACAACATCTACAACcacgttttttgtttttgttttttctgcgAGAAAatatccaatctattcatcttcaat
Protein-coding regions in this window:
- the LOC123167433 gene encoding F-box/FBD/LRR-repeat protein At2g26030 isoform X2, whose amino-acid sequence is MAEASGDGSMEDRISALPDELLIHVLSHLRSRKAVQTCVLARRWRYLWRSVTCIDVSFEEFEDRAAANDLEREEVFKMFVNHLLILRERVDLKEFHLQYSLVVGVGRLSAKSDEANLWIRHALQYKAQTVKIGNHSEPLQLLPSVFTSTYLKRLHITNAQLILGFFDRLRKGCPALEYLFLSTCDIEDLDIFSDTLKVLILSDAIGFSFSFEHDAQVSISAPSLISLSVKECPSGARLPILKNMSSLETASVLLSEGDITTCDADGIRQFLGGLSGVRSLDFYYGDRQLEVKNNHGWCPTFNNLTNLTLDRWCMHADLYAMIVFLQNSPNLKKLTLKLNESSASWRIDRLHVNSLRLSKSYARREMSCCYLG
- the LOC123167433 gene encoding F-box/FBD/LRR-repeat protein At2g26030 isoform X1, with product MAEASGDGSMEDRISALPDELLIHVLSHLRSRKAVQTCVLARRWRYLWRSVTCIDVSFEEFEDRAAANDLEREEVFKMFVNHLLILRERVDLKEFHLQYSLVVGVGRLSAKSDEANLWIRHALQYKAQTVKIGNHSEPLQLLPSVFTSTYLKRLHITNAQLILGFFDRLRKGCPALEYLFLSTCDIEDLDIFSDTLKVLILSDAIGFSFSFEHDAQVSISAPSLISLSVKECPSGARLPILKNMSSLETASVLLSEGDITTCDADGIRQFLGGLSGVRSLDFYYGDRQLEVKNNHGWCPTFNNLTNLTLDRWCMHADLYAMIVFLQNSPNLKKLTLKLNEPRYHNEVVSAVIGELEDRSFTCEQLEIVEIICSKGNELLLLGLNQFLLEESGIRPDQMRVSHQN